The sequence CAGATTGCAGCACTTATGGCTCAGATTCCCGGTTGGGAACGAACCAGCAGTATCAGGCGTTTGCCCATATATGGTAGGCAGCGACTTTATCAATATGGCGGATAAAGAACACGACACAACACAAGATTTTCCCTTATATTCAAAATGCTTTTTCTTAAAAGTAGATAGGAATACCTGTGCACGAACACGCGCGTTAGTAAATATAGGGGAACGCTTGTGAATTTGTGTTTCTTGTGTCAGATGGGAGGTAAAAAAGTGACTGAAAAAATCATCGAACAAAAACTGGTAAAAGCAGTGAAAGAGCTGGGAGGCATTGCACCTAAGTTTGTCAGCCCAGGTTTTGATGGCATGCCGGATAGATTAATCCTTCTTCCCGGATGTAGAATCGCCTTTGTTGAAGTCAAAGCCCCTGGAAAGAAGCCTCGACCTTTACAACTGGCTAGACATAAGCTCCTTCAGGGTCTTGGATTCAAGGTTTATGTGCTTGATAGTGTAGCAGGAATAGAGAAAATATTATCCGATATGGGAGGTGATGCCAAATGAAGTTCATACCACATGATTATCAGCAATACGCAAGTGCCTACATCGAAAACAATCCTATTGCTGCCATATTTCTTGATATGGGCTTGGGTTAGGAAAAACTGTGCTGACCCTCACCTCCATAAGCAATTTACTCTTTGACAGCTTTAAGGTCCATAAAGTTTTGGTGGTTGCCCCTCTTCGTGTTGCAAGAGATACGTGGCCCCAAGAACTGGAGAAATGGTCACACCTTGATCATCTCATCTGGTCCGTGGCTGTTGGTACTGAAGCAGAAAGAAAAGCTGCACTTTTGAAAAAAGCTGATATCTACATCATCAACAGAGAAAATGTCCAGTGGCTTGTGGAAGACAGCGGCATCCCTTTTAACTATGACATGGTGATTATCGACGAGCTTTCATCATTTAAGAATCACAAGGCTAAGAGATTTAAAGCCTTGATGAAAGTCCGTCCCCACATTAAGCGGATGGTAGGTTTAACCGGAACACCAACAGGAAACGGACTCATGGATTTATGGGCTGAGTTTAGGCTTCTGGATATGGGTAAGCGCCTGGGAAGATTTATTGGTAAGTATCGAGACGACTACTTTACTCCAGATAAGCGTAATGGCCAGATCATCTTTAGTTACAAGCCTCTACCCTTTGCGGAGGATGCCATCTACC comes from Alkalicella caledoniensis and encodes:
- a CDS encoding VRR-NUC domain-containing protein, with product MTEKIIEQKLVKAVKELGGIAPKFVSPGFDGMPDRLILLPGCRIAFVEVKAPGKKPRPLQLARHKLLQGLGFKVYVLDSVAGIEKILSDMGGDAK